In Pantoea cypripedii, the following proteins share a genomic window:
- a CDS encoding YjbH domain-containing protein, with protein MKKQLLLSLLAVAVSAACDAHAATYDDPIGPSQSDFGGAGLMQVPTARMSRDGEFSLNYRNNDQYRYYSASLQLFPWLETTVRYTDVRTRRYSSSESFSGDQSYKDKAFDLKLRLWQESYWLPEVSFGARDLGGTGLFDSEYLVGTKAWGPFDFTFGIGWGYLGNSGTIKNPFCSYSDSFCTRTNGGGTAGSINGSQMFHGPAALFGGIEYQTPWQPLRLKVEYEGNNYQDDFAGRLEQNSKVNVGAIYRLTDWADINASYERGNTFMFGFTLRTNFDDLRQPHIDSAKPAYNPQPQGDLLQSTVVANQLTDLKYNAGLDGPKIQTKGDTLYVSGEQTKYRDTREGVDRANRIIVNNLPEGINTIDVTESRFNMPQVTTRTDVASLKNDLSGYPLGHEQPLQQTRINPVDPGSTEQGYFIRRDRLNYSLSPVLNQSVGGPESFYMYQLGVMGNVDYQLTDHLLVSGSLFGNLANNYDKFNYNGLTANSALPRVRTHIRQYVENNVYVNDLQANYMRYLGNDFYGQVYGGYLETMYGGVGGEVLYRPVDSNWAIGVDANYVKQRDWDNMMQFTDYKAPVGNLTAYWRPWFMQNVLVKASVGQYLAKDKGVTLDMSKQFDSGVIVGFYATKTNVSSEEYGEGSFTKGFYISIPMDLFTVTPTRGRAQVNWVPLTRDGGQMLGRKYQLYDMTSDRDGRFN; from the coding sequence ATGAAAAAACAATTACTTCTCAGCCTGCTGGCTGTGGCTGTTTCCGCTGCCTGTGATGCTCATGCGGCAACCTATGACGATCCGATTGGCCCGTCACAATCTGACTTCGGCGGCGCGGGCCTGATGCAGGTTCCTACCGCGCGTATGTCCCGTGATGGCGAGTTCAGCCTTAACTATCGTAATAACGATCAATACCGCTACTATTCCGCGTCACTGCAACTGTTCCCGTGGCTGGAGACCACCGTGCGTTATACCGACGTACGTACCCGTCGCTACAGTTCCTCGGAAAGCTTCAGTGGTGACCAGAGTTATAAAGACAAAGCCTTCGACCTGAAACTGCGCCTGTGGCAGGAAAGCTACTGGCTGCCGGAAGTGTCATTCGGTGCACGCGATTTGGGCGGTACCGGCCTGTTCGACAGCGAATATCTGGTGGGCACCAAAGCCTGGGGGCCGTTCGATTTCACCTTCGGCATCGGCTGGGGTTATCTCGGCAACAGCGGCACCATCAAAAACCCGTTCTGTTCCTACAGCGATAGCTTCTGTACCCGTACTAACGGCGGCGGCACGGCGGGGTCGATTAACGGTTCCCAGATGTTCCACGGCCCGGCAGCGCTGTTCGGTGGTATCGAGTATCAAACGCCGTGGCAGCCGCTGCGTCTGAAAGTCGAATATGAAGGCAACAATTATCAGGACGATTTCGCGGGCCGTCTGGAGCAAAACAGCAAGGTTAACGTTGGCGCGATTTATCGCCTCACTGACTGGGCAGACATCAACGCCAGTTACGAACGCGGCAATACCTTTATGTTTGGCTTTACGCTGCGCACTAACTTTGACGATTTACGCCAGCCGCATATCGACAGCGCCAAACCGGCTTACAATCCGCAGCCGCAGGGCGACCTGTTGCAGTCCACGGTGGTCGCCAACCAGCTGACCGACCTGAAATACAATGCCGGTCTTGATGGTCCGAAGATTCAGACCAAAGGCGATACCCTGTATGTCTCTGGCGAGCAGACCAAATACCGTGATACGCGCGAAGGTGTCGATCGGGCTAACCGCATCATCGTCAATAACCTGCCTGAAGGCATCAATACCATTGATGTGACTGAGTCGCGCTTCAATATGCCGCAGGTGACCACGCGGACCGATGTCGCCAGCCTGAAAAACGATCTCTCCGGCTACCCACTGGGCCACGAACAGCCGTTGCAGCAGACACGTATCAATCCGGTCGATCCCGGCTCAACCGAGCAGGGATATTTCATCCGCAGAGATCGCCTGAATTACAGCCTGTCGCCGGTGCTGAATCAGTCAGTGGGTGGACCGGAAAGCTTCTACATGTACCAGCTGGGCGTGATGGGTAACGTCGATTACCAGCTGACGGATCACCTGCTGGTGAGTGGCAGCCTGTTCGGTAACCTCGCCAATAACTACGACAAGTTTAACTACAACGGCCTGACGGCCAATTCCGCCCTGCCGCGCGTGCGTACCCATATTCGCCAGTACGTTGAGAACAACGTGTATGTGAATGACTTGCAGGCCAACTACATGCGCTACCTCGGCAATGACTTCTATGGCCAGGTGTACGGTGGTTATCTGGAAACCATGTACGGCGGCGTAGGTGGCGAAGTGTTGTATCGTCCGGTGGACAGTAACTGGGCGATTGGCGTCGATGCCAACTACGTCAAGCAGCGTGACTGGGACAACATGATGCAGTTCACCGACTACAAAGCGCCGGTTGGTAATCTGACCGCTTACTGGCGTCCGTGGTTTATGCAGAACGTGCTGGTGAAAGCGAGCGTGGGCCAGTATCTGGCGAAGGATAAAGGTGTGACGCTGGATATGTCGAAGCAATTCGACAGCGGCGTGATCGTCGGTTTCTATGCCACCAAAACCAACGTCTCGTCGGAAGAGTATGGCGAAGGCAGCTTCACCAAAGGCTTCTATATCTCGATCCCGATGGACCTGTTTACCGTCACGCCAACACGCGGCCGTGCGCAGGTGAACTGGGTACCGCTGACGCGTGATGGCGGCCAGATGCTGGGTCGTAAATATCAGCTGTATGATATGACGTCAGATCGCGATGGACGGTTTAATTAA
- a CDS encoding capsule biosynthesis GfcC family protein: MKKITSLLAGLALFTAGNALADSQVIVHEGQNRATLQIDHAQNLSQLVTNPAIHTWWPGTVIAERGATAVAKQQQQQLLADLRAWQADNSGDRAAAIGAVIQQLSAMPVTGRQFTPLDPDWVRLRPGANRSLLGNYDLYTLAPPTQVLVLGALENPGKVLWQPGRTVRDYLDDHDRLSGGDRSFATVIAPSGQTRQVPIAYWNQRHVEVEPGSIIWLGFSSWSLPWGQSDLNDRMISVLTHRIPD; this comes from the coding sequence ATGAAAAAAATAACGTCTTTGCTGGCGGGACTGGCGCTGTTCACTGCGGGCAACGCGCTGGCCGATAGCCAGGTTATCGTCCACGAAGGGCAAAATCGCGCGACTTTACAGATCGATCATGCACAAAACCTCAGCCAACTGGTGACTAACCCGGCGATCCACACCTGGTGGCCCGGTACGGTCATTGCCGAACGCGGCGCAACGGCGGTGGCGAAACAGCAGCAGCAACAACTGCTGGCGGATTTGCGCGCCTGGCAGGCAGATAACAGCGGTGACCGCGCGGCGGCAATTGGTGCCGTCATCCAGCAATTATCCGCGATGCCGGTGACAGGCCGTCAATTTACCCCGCTCGACCCCGACTGGGTACGCCTGCGCCCGGGAGCCAATCGTAGCCTGCTGGGCAATTATGACCTTTACACGCTGGCACCGCCCACTCAGGTGCTGGTACTCGGCGCACTGGAAAATCCCGGCAAAGTGCTCTGGCAGCCGGGCCGTACGGTGCGTGACTATCTTGACGACCACGATCGTCTTTCCGGTGGTGACCGCAGTTTTGCCACGGTCATTGCGCCATCCGGCCAGACCCGGCAGGTGCCCATTGCTTACTGGAATCAGCGCCATGTGGAGGTAGAACCGGGCAGCATTATCTGGCTCGGCTTCTCGTCCTGGAGCCTGCCATGGGGCCAGAGCGACCTGAATGACCGCATGATTTCTGTTCTGACTCACCGGATCCCAGACTGA
- a CDS encoding YjbF family lipoprotein — protein MRRLPLLLLCLLLQACTQTQKGLEQTVMLAIKGPDDVTVTNEQVANLPYASLYARINEGPRIFVVLGYNENGQQKWVTQDKAMLALQHGRLVKTVGLTDNLLNVSNLAQDPLADALHLQNGASWTRVVQWSEQDKPRAATAVSQFQRGDDTVLTIAGQSVACRVWHETVRIDSIGREWQNTFWIDNRDGTVVQANQMLAAGEFPIETTILKPAKS, from the coding sequence GTGCGCCGACTTCCTTTGCTGCTTCTCTGCCTGCTGCTACAGGCCTGCACACAAACCCAGAAAGGTCTGGAACAGACCGTCATGCTCGCCATTAAAGGGCCGGATGATGTCACGGTGACCAATGAGCAGGTGGCAAACCTGCCTTACGCCAGCCTCTATGCCCGCATTAATGAAGGCCCACGCATCTTTGTGGTGCTGGGTTACAACGAAAATGGCCAGCAAAAATGGGTCACTCAGGATAAAGCGATGCTGGCACTCCAGCATGGTCGTCTGGTGAAAACCGTGGGTCTGACCGACAACCTGTTGAACGTCAGCAATCTGGCGCAGGACCCGCTGGCGGACGCGCTGCATCTGCAAAACGGAGCCAGCTGGACGCGTGTCGTGCAATGGTCTGAGCAGGATAAACCGCGTGCCGCCACCGCCGTCTCGCAATTCCAGCGTGGCGACGACACGGTGCTGACGATTGCCGGACAGAGCGTAGCCTGCCGGGTATGGCACGAAACCGTACGCATCGACAGCATTGGACGCGAGTGGCAAAACACCTTCTGGATTGATAACCGCGATGGCACGGTAGTCCAGGCGAACCAGATGCTGGCTGCTGGCGAATTCCCGATTGAAACCACCATTCTGAAACCGGCGAAATCATGA
- the yjbE gene encoding exopolysaccharide production protein YjbE, giving the protein MKKLMVAGAALLYVAVSSAAIAAPEETGAAAGAQAGAMSAGASTAVGIGALGALVGLGIAASGGGDGANTGTTTTTTTSTTR; this is encoded by the coding sequence ATGAAAAAACTTATGGTTGCCGGTGCAGCCTTACTTTACGTTGCCGTTTCTTCCGCTGCGATTGCCGCACCGGAAGAAACCGGTGCTGCAGCAGGCGCGCAGGCGGGAGCAATGTCCGCTGGTGCGTCCACCGCTGTGGGTATCGGGGCTCTCGGTGCGTTGGTAGGTCTCGGCATTGCCGCTTCTGGCGGTGGTGACGGTGCAAATACCGGTACAACAACCACGACCACAACGAGTACCACTCGTTGA
- the pgi gene encoding glucose-6-phosphate isomerase — MKNINPTQTAAWKALQQHFDQMKSVQIADLFAQDADRFAKFSATFDDQMLVDFSKNRITQETLDKLQALAKETDLAGAIKSMFSGEKINRTEDRAVLHVALRNRSNTPIVVDGKDVMPEVNAVLAKMKGFSERIISGEWKGYTGKAITDVVNIGIGGSDLGPFMVTEALRPYKNHLNMHFVSNVDGTHIAETLKDLSPETTLFLVASKTFTTQETMTNAHSARDWFLKTAGDQQHVAKHFAALSTNGKAVGEFGIDTANMFEFWDWVGGRYSLWSAIGLSIILSIGFENFEQLLSGAHAMDQHFATTPAEQNLPVLLALIGIWYNNFFGAETEAILPYDQYMHRFAAYFQQGNMESNGKYVDRDGNAVDYQTGPIIWGEPGTNGQHAFYQLIHQGTKLIPCDFIAPAQTHNALADHHQKLLSNFFAQTEALAFGKARDVVEKEFTDAGKSAASVAHIVPFKVFEGNRPTNSILLREITPFSLGTLIALYEHKIFTQGAILNIFTFDQWGVELGKQLANRILPELENDAKIASHDSSTNGLINRYKSWR, encoded by the coding sequence ATGAAAAATATCAATCCGACACAAACCGCTGCCTGGAAAGCGCTGCAGCAGCATTTTGACCAGATGAAATCGGTGCAGATCGCCGACCTGTTCGCCCAGGATGCCGATCGTTTTGCGAAATTCTCTGCCACCTTCGACGATCAGATGTTGGTGGATTTCTCAAAAAACCGTATTACCCAGGAAACCCTCGACAAACTGCAGGCGCTGGCAAAAGAAACCGATCTGGCGGGTGCCATCAAATCGATGTTCTCCGGTGAGAAAATCAACCGCACCGAAGATCGTGCCGTGCTGCACGTTGCCCTGCGTAACCGCAGCAACACGCCGATTGTGGTCGATGGCAAAGATGTGATGCCGGAAGTGAATGCGGTGCTGGCGAAGATGAAAGGCTTCTCCGAGCGTATCATCAGCGGTGAGTGGAAAGGTTATACCGGCAAAGCCATTACCGATGTGGTTAACATCGGTATCGGTGGCTCTGACCTGGGTCCGTTCATGGTGACCGAAGCGCTGCGTCCCTATAAAAACCACCTGAATATGCATTTTGTCTCCAACGTGGATGGCACGCATATTGCTGAAACGCTGAAGGACCTCAGCCCGGAAACCACGCTGTTCCTCGTGGCCTCCAAAACCTTCACCACCCAGGAAACCATGACCAACGCCCATAGCGCGCGTGACTGGTTCCTGAAAACCGCAGGTGACCAGCAGCATGTGGCGAAACACTTTGCTGCGCTCTCCACCAACGGCAAAGCGGTGGGCGAGTTCGGTATCGACACCGCTAACATGTTCGAATTCTGGGACTGGGTGGGGGGTCGTTATTCCCTGTGGTCAGCGATCGGCCTGTCCATCATTCTGTCCATCGGCTTCGAGAATTTCGAGCAGCTGCTGAGCGGCGCGCACGCCATGGACCAACACTTCGCCACCACGCCTGCCGAGCAGAACCTGCCGGTGCTGCTGGCGCTAATCGGTATCTGGTACAACAACTTCTTTGGTGCCGAGACCGAAGCGATTCTGCCGTACGATCAGTACATGCATCGTTTTGCTGCCTACTTCCAGCAGGGCAACATGGAATCCAACGGTAAATATGTCGATCGCGACGGTAACGCCGTGGATTACCAGACTGGCCCAATCATCTGGGGTGAGCCAGGCACCAATGGTCAGCATGCGTTCTACCAGCTGATTCATCAGGGCACCAAACTGATTCCGTGTGACTTTATCGCTCCGGCACAAACCCATAACGCGCTGGCGGATCACCATCAGAAGCTGCTGTCGAACTTCTTCGCACAGACTGAAGCCCTGGCGTTTGGTAAAGCGCGTGACGTGGTGGAGAAAGAATTTACCGATGCTGGTAAGTCTGCCGCCTCTGTCGCCCACATCGTGCCGTTCAAAGTGTTCGAAGGTAACCGCCCAACCAACTCTATCCTGCTGCGTGAGATTACCCCATTCAGCCTCGGTACGTTGATTGCGTTATATGAACACAAAATCTTCACCCAGGGTGCCATCCTGAATATCTTCACCTTTGATCAGTGGGGTGTTGAGCTGGGCAAACAACTGGCAAACCGTATTTTGCCAGAACTGGAAAATGACGCGAAAATTGCCAGCCACGACAGTTCCACCAATGGTTTAATTAATCGCTATAAATCCTGGCGTTAA